In Sphaerospermopsis torques-reginae ITEP-024, the genomic window GGAGGAATGACCCTTGGTTTTGAACAAGCTGGTTTTGATGTCCTTGCTGCTGTAGAATTAGATCCTATACATTGTGTAATTCATAAATTTAATTTTCCTTTTTGGAAAGTGTTATGTAAAAGTGTAGAAGATACCACAGGTTTAGAAATTAGAAATAGTAGCGAAATTGAAAATCAAGAAATTGATGTTGTTTTTGGTGGTCCACCCTGTCAAGGGTTTTCATTAATTGGTAAACGGTCTTTTGATGACCCCAGAAATTCCTTAGTTTTTCATTTTATTAGGTTGGTGTTAGAATTACAACCGAAATATTTGGTGATGGAAAATGTCAAAGGAATGACGGTAGGTAAACATAAAGAATTTATTGCCGAAATTATTGATAAGTTTGAAAATAACGGTTACAAAGTTAATCATAATTATCAAGTTTTAAATGCTGCTAATTACGGAGTACCCCAAAATCGAGAAAGATTGTTTTTGTTAGGTTGTCGTCGAGATTTAGAATTACCAAATTATCCTGATAAAAGCACCCATCCAGCTAAATTAAATACTAAATCAAATACTAAATCAAATACTAAATCAAAAAAAGCTATGAAACTACCTGCAACCCCTACCGTATGGGAAGCATTGCAAGATTTACCAACCATAGAAAATTACCCAGAATTATTACAACAAGATTGGGTTTTAGCTGAATTTGGTAAACCCAGTAAATACGGTAAGAAAATGCGTAATCTGTGCATTGCTAACAATAATTATTCCTATTCCCGTAAATTTGATCATCACATTTTAACATCGAGTTTGAGA contains:
- a CDS encoding DNA cytosine methyltransferase; the encoded protein is MMKKRPIAVDLFAGAGGMTLGFEQAGFDVLAAVELDPIHCVIHKFNFPFWKVLCKSVEDTTGLEIRNSSEIENQEIDVVFGGPPCQGFSLIGKRSFDDPRNSLVFHFIRLVLELQPKYLVMENVKGMTVGKHKEFIAEIIDKFENNGYKVNHNYQVLNAANYGVPQNRERLFLLGCRRDLELPNYPDKSTHPAKLNTKSNTKSNTKSKKAMKLPATPTVWEALQDLPTIENYPELLQQDWVLAEFGKPSKYGKKMRNLCIANNNYSYSRKFDHHILTSSLRTKHSPESIERFASTPHGKNEPISRFYKLDPDGLCNTLRAGTASNKGAFTSPRPIHPFVPRCITVREAARLHSFPDWFRFHPTKWHGFRQIGNSVPPLLAQAVAAEIIKVLNVEVSQNTKIKSLGDEKLLILNMSQAAKHFNVSSNIIEPRVRKKQEKLTTSC